cccccgccgcgGGGCCCCGGCGGCGCCGCCTACGCCTACCTGGCCCTCAACAGCGAGGCCAACGCCGGCGACAAGGAGAGCNCCCCTCCCCCGCTGCCTTTACTCCattcccaaagtccccacccccaaGGCCATGGCTGGGGTCCCCGACCCAGGAGTGCTGGGCTGTGGCTCCCTGATCTATGGTGACCGCCCTTCCCAGCCTGCAGGACACCCGAATCTCTGGCCCATGCGTCCAGCTGTCTCCCCTGGACCAGAGCGCCCGGCTCCCCGCGCTGAGCTGGGCTGTGGCTCTGTTCTCAGATTCTTTGTCAGAAAGCGGCAGGGAGGCAGCAGCTCCGAAGAGGAAGGAGAAACCCATGTATCTGAAGGATTACGAGAGAAAGATGATCCTGGAGAAGGAAGGGTaaggagcaggggctgggccaggccgggcTACGGAGGTCCCCAGAGGAGcgatttcatagagtttaaggctgtTTTAAgtaggcaagacccaccagccatgCATCTTAACGGAGGACGCATTGTCCCAGGTCAGAGCCCTGATGTGCACTGACCGATATCTCGTCTCCAGCCAAGGCCAATCTCTGATGCTTTAGAGGCAGGCGGGAGGGGGACACACAACCCAGGATATATCTGACTAATTGTGCACTGGGAAAAACATCGCTTCCTGACCCCTGCGAGCGACTGGCTGAGGCCCTGAAACCTGCGATTGGATTATAGCCCTTGGCTTAATGCAGAGCTCCAGGTGTTAGAGGTGTGTTGATGACAACGTGGATGAGGGGTTGGCCTCCCTCTGGAGCCTTCTGGCCACTGGCCAAAGGCCCAGGACTGGTTGCCCCGTCGCTGAAAGGGCAGTGCAGCGTTTGAGGGGTCCTTCTCCAGCAGGCAGCTGTGGGTCTGTGGCAGTGTTGACATAGCTGGGATTGGGTGCTGGGCCCCTCTTCGGATGGCAGCTGACATGGTGCAGGGGCTGCGTAAAGGCTGAAGCTGCCAAATAAccagttttcttccttttccagcaAATacgaggaggatgaggaggacgAGGAAGCAGCAGCTGAAAGACAGAAGGTGGGGAGGGGTTTGGAAAGGGCCTTTTCAGGTTAGGGGCGGGGGGGCTTTTTCTCTGCCCagagagagtgagggaggagGTGCCAGGGAAGCCTTCCCCCTACAGAGCCTGTTCTGCTTCCTTAAACTCCACCTGCGGTGTCAATGGGACGTGGgcttctcctcttcctgccctgtgcTGTTGCAGCACAGCTGCTGAAAGACTGctgggccccaccccagaggcggcCACATCTCAGTGTCAGGGGAGGGAACACTGTATAAAGAGcctccatgccccaccccagaagtggccgcatctcagcggggggcgggggggagggatcTCTTTGTGGGTATGGAGACTGGTGCCAACTTTAGCTCTCTGTTTCccttgctgtgcagagagccGCTTCCCAGAGCTACGTTGAGGAGCAGAAGCGAATCAAGGAGAGGTTagggggagggtggggtgtggggcaCAGGGTGGGCGTGGGTGGCCAAGGTGGGTTCCTGCAGGGACCCACCAGACATGGGCCGCCGGGGGGGATGGGCTGTGAGCCCCCAAAGGGGTAGGTATAGCGGTGCTCAGCGCTCCAGCCAGGCAGGTGCCTGTGGTCGGTTGAGTGCGGGGGTCCGGTGGCTTCGAACCCCGGTGCCTGCTGCTAATCCCGCGGTGTCCCCGTCCCGGCAGCTTCCGGCCGTTCGTGGCAGACAGCGACGGGGAGGAGAGTGCGGGGGAGGGTGGCTCGGCCCTGCTGCAGAAACGGATCAAGAGCCCGGAGGAGAAGGTGGGTGACTGCGGGGCAGGTGGGGTTGGGTTGCTCTGGGTCCCTGGGCCAGTGGGGGTTCTAGGCAGAGATGGTTCCTGTGCCGGGGGAAGGGGGCGGGTTCGGTGGGGTCAGGCAGCTGGACTCGGGGGCTGCAGTTCTGGGAGCTGACTCCCCTAGGTGGGGATCTCGGCACGGCGCCTCCTACTGGGCTGGCTGGATTTGGGGCCGGGGGGGGGCTGTGCAGGTGTCCAGGGCGCTGACGGGGTCTCTGCTATCTCCCCAGGTGCGTGAGGAGGAGGGCTATGTCAGCTGGCTCAAAGGGCAGGATTTGCCCCTGGACCAGCAGCTCGAGGACTTGGTAAGCGGGCACCCGTTCTCCCCCGGCCAGGTGCTGTCGGAGCCCCCAACCCCAGGGCCAGCGTCCCCTGTGACCTGCCCCTGGCTGCCCAGGCGGGGTGCGGCTGGTGGGAGGAGGATGCCTGGGGGCCGGGCAGAGACCCCCACAAGCGCCCCCTGCTGGCGGATGAATAGGATCCACAGCCAGTGTAAACCCAAATCTCGCTTACCAGCCCCTGGCCCAACATTTggccctttgcccagggtccCAGCGCTCCAACGTCTCCCCTCTGGAGAGTTCATCCTTAGCCGTGGGCAGGAGGCTCCTGCTGGTCCCTGCCGGGCGCCCACCCCTCAGGGTCTGTTCTGCTCTCTCCCTTGGCGATCTCCTGGGACTGCGGCGCCCCACGGCCAACCTGTGACAGGCGCAGTGTGGGTCAGCCCAGCCTGAGATccgctcttccctgcccccatctctctgcagctctGGCTTGGCCCGGGGGCCCATCTAGCCTGGGATCCCGGCTCGGACAGGAgtggcaccagctgcttcagaggttGGAGCGGGAGGCAGAAATGGGATTGCCTGCCCCTGGGGGAAGTCTCTCCCGACCCACGTCAGTTAGAGTGTTGGGGTCCTGCCCCAAAGCGAGAGGGGGTCCTAAACCCCTCTCCCAACCCTGGCCTCAGTCAGcaccttgtggcagtgagttccaccgtCTTCTCTCCACCAGGGCCCGCTGAAGGAGTATTGGAGCGACCCCACGCTGGACCCCGGAGAGCGCTTCCTACGCGACTACATCCTGAACAAGGGCTACAgagaggaggatgaggaagaggaggaggaggagggaaggcaagTGCAGTGGGTGCACCTGGGGAGCAGCTTTCTTGCCCTCTGTCTTTCCCTGCCACTTGGGGCTGGATGAAGGACCCCAACCCTGGGAGCCAGATCATGAGTGGACCATGTTTTATTGGGTGGGGGTCCTGGTTTGACCCCCTGTGCTACGTGCCCTGCAGATCCATTGGAGGTTGGGCCCCCAGAATCATGGCTCTGCACAGCAGCACCCCCCTGTGGGCGGCTCCGCTCCAGCTGTACCTGCCTGGACATGTGTCCTTTGGAACTCCTGGAGACCGGCTgcctctcccattggccagtCTAGGGTGGGTGTGGCCACCCTGGCCAATCagagcaggagctgtgggggttaTTGCTGTGGCAGGAGGAGAACCCACTGGAACCAGATGGGGGTGGGTGTGGCTgctgtggggcagtgggggggcagcGGTGGGGCCGGGAATGTTTAGGGGTGCTTCCTGGGGATAGCAGGTGGGGTGAAAACATGGCCTGTGAGCAGAGCCCCCTgtagctggggggggcagggttacCCCCCGGTGGGGTGGCTAGTGCCTGGAGGGGCACCTGTTGAAATCAACATATGGGGCAAGCATGCGGCGCTGTGGAGTGGGGGTGAcggctgccagcagggggcgcttgTCCTTGTCCTGGGGAGGTGGAAACATGAGGCAAAGGCCTGGGGAGGgctagagctggggggagcctaGACTGGGGCCaccaaaccccccccccactctgtccTGGGTGGTGCAGGGgaaagctgctgctcccaggcctGGCTGATGTGGGTTTGATCCCCAGTGCCGATGGCCCACCCAGGGTGTCACTTCACCCCCAGGAGAGGTTCCTGGGGGGGTTAGTTCCTGGAGATGCCCCCCATGGCCTTGTTGTCTCTTCAGGGGCCCCGGGGCCGTATCCCCGCTGCGGCTGGACGACTCCTCGGACGAGGGGGAACTCTTCCTCCAGAAGCAGGAGGAGTTTGAGCGCAAGTACAACTTCCGCTTTGAGGAGCCTGACGCGCAGCTGGTAAGGGACCCCCAGGGTGCTGTGTGgtccccctgcacccctccccggGTGCTGTGTCCCCCCCCCGGTGCTGTgttgtccctcctccccccacccggTGCCATGTCCCCCTGCCTTCTCCCTGGGCCCCATGTCCCCCCCAGGTGCCGTGTCTTCCCCTGTCCCTCCAGGtgacattcccccccaccccccgggtgTTGTATCCCCCCTGCTTCCTCACCTGGGTGCCTTGTTCCCCCCCGGGTGCCGTGTCCCCCTTGCACCCCCCCCAGGCGCTGTGTCCCTCCCCAGGCACCATGCTCCTCCCCCGGGGAGAGGGAGTGAGTCTGGAGCCAAGGGCAGCTGGGTGGGGCACGatagggtcccaggaggggggtGCTGGGAGACCCCAACACAGATGAGCCCCCCCAGCTGGAGTGGGGGCTGCAGTGTTGGGTGCTTCCCATGCTGTGGGTGGAGGTGTCCAGGCCGTGGGTGCAGGACACCAGGGTCCCTGGAGTCTCACCTGTGTGCATGGGGGGGATCTGGTGGTAATACGGGTGCCCTGTCCCCCCCCAGGTGAGGACTTATCCCCGGACCATCGCCAGCTCGGTGCGCAGGAAGGACGAGCGGCGCAAGGAGAAGCGTGAGGAGatcagggagaggaagaggaaggtgaGAGATGCCCCTagtgtgtgggggtggtggggggttgGCTGAAGGGGGCCGGGGGTTCTCCACCCCTGGAGGTTGTGGGGCAGCCTGAGTTGCGGAGCTGAGTGAACAAAGACTGTTCAATGTGGGGAGAGAATGGGGGCCCGggcgcctgggttctatccccagctccgggagggaagtggggtctagtggttagagcacggggtgggggctgggagccaggacgcctgggttctcttcctgctcCTGTCTCTGGTTGGTCTTTACCCTCAGTGTACTGGCGTCTCCAGGGGCTGGTTCTATCGGACACAGAGTCTCTTGGGGGTTAGGAGCCAACCCCCCATCTCTCTGTGTTGCATGGGCCCCCCAGCGGGTGCGGAGGACGTGGCGGAGGCATCAGCGACCGAGGGGAGCCCATCCCATAATAACCCCTGGTCTGTCCCCCCCCAGGAGAAGGCCCGGAAGCAGGAGGAGTTGAAGCAGCTGAAGAACCTGAAGCGCCAGGAGATCCTGGCCAAGCTGGAGAAGCTGCGGGAGGCAACGGGCAACGCGACTGTGGGCTTcggggagcaggagctggagggggccTTTGATCCGGCCGAACACGACCGGCTCATGCAGGCGAGAGGCCCCTGTGCACCCGCCCACCTCGCCCTGGGGGGCCTGGGGCCTCTCAGCCCTGCGGCACagacaccccccccgcccccttcaccCCACTGGGCCCTGGCACCTCTCAGCCCTGCGGCACAGattacccccccgcccccttcaccCCACCTGGCCCTGCACCTCTCAGCCCTCGGCAAGACACCTCCCGCCCCTCACCCCACTGGGCTCTGACACCTCTCACCCTGCGGcagacaccccccgccccctttcaCCCCACTGGCCCTGGCACCTCGCTGCGGCATAGacatccccccccccgcccccttcaccCACTGGGCCCTGCACCTCTCAGCCTGCGGCATCAGACACCCGCCCCCTTCACCCCCACGGGCCCTGGCACCTCTCATGCCTGTGCCACAGACACCCCCCGCCCGCCGGCCTGCGACACTCCCTGGCCCTGGCACCTCTCAGCCCTGAAAACGTGTTACAgacacaccccccgccccccttcaccCACTGGCCCTGGCACCGCTTCAGCCCTGCGGCACAGATACCCCCCCCCTTCACCCATGGCGCTGGCACACTCTCAGCCGCTGCGGCATAACAATACCCCCGCCCCCTTCACCCGATGGGCCCTGGCACTCTCAGCCTGCGGCAataacacccccccgcccccttcaccCCACTGGCCCTGCACCTCTCAGCCCTGCGGACGATAACCCCCGCCCCCTTCACCCCACCGGCCCTGGCACCTAACAGCCCCTGTCGCACAGATaccaccccccccgccccttcaccCCACTGGCCCTGCACCTTCAGCCCTGCGGCCAAGATAcaccccctgcctcaccccactGGGCCCTGGCAACCTCTCAGCCTGCGgcacagaacacacacaccccgcctcACCCCACTGGCTCTGCACACCTCTCAGCCCTGCGGCATAGAcaacccccccccgcccttccACCCACTGGGGCCCTGCACCTCTCAGCCGCGGCATagacatcccccccccccgcccccttcaccCCACTGGGCTCTGGCACCTCTCAGCCCTGCGGCATAGACACCCCGCCCCCTTCACCCCACCGGGCCCTGGCACCTCTCAGCCCTGTGGCACAGACACCCCACCGCCCGCCAGTGGGGCTGGACACCTCCCGGCACCTCCTGGCTGGCCTGCAGGGACCTCCCCACTCTCCCCATGGGGCCCTCGCatctcctgactctgccacacCCATCTGGGCTCCAAGGGTTAATGTTCCAGGCCCCATgtccccagcctggcctggctcctCTGTGGGTCACCAGGCCGCATCCCCAGTGGCAGGGTGGTCCCCTCCCCTCTGAGGTGGGAGGTGCAGCCctgtggggagctggggtgggcaCCTGCTGTGGGGGGACTTCTTTGTCCCgtccccctgggactccctgcctgggcaggagggggaatcCTGCCCCTCTCAGCCCAGCTGCTCACTTGGctccttctcttcccaccccacagaaATTCTTTGGGGCCGAGTATTATGGGGAGGCGGAGGAGGAGAAGCCGCAGTTCCAGGAGGAGGAGGGCGTGGATGGTAGGTGAATGGGGGAATGTAGGGGGAGGACAGTGGGGGGGCACCATGAGACTGCCACCCTGCCTCTGTGCTCAGATCTGCTCGAtcacttctccccccacccccactgattTGCTTATTCACATATGCAAATGAGACTCACTCCCTTTGGGAGGGGCACGTGAGTTTGAGGGGCTGGTTCTGGGGGAGCTGTCTGGGGTGGCTCCATAGTGCCCCCAAACTGCAAATGGTGCGGGGTCAGCAAGGGGACATTGCATCTGAGCTTCCCCCCCATTCCTGTCCCAAACGCTGTGGGCAGTGCTGTTAAAATCAGCTGCCACGCCCcagccagaggtggctgcctctcAGTGGTGGGTGGGGTGATCCCTGCCCCCGCTCACAGCTGGGGGCTTGGGCGGGGGGGCCGTAGGAGTACGATTCTGCTCCAACAAAACCGTCTCTTTCCCCTTGGACCCAGACGGCTGGAACTGGGACAACTGGACTGGCCGGGACGTGGAGGGGGGCGAGTGGCCAGAGGAAGAGGGGAGCTACGAGCCGCACTGCGAGGACCCCAACTTCGTTGTACGTCGCTGGGGCAGAGAGAATTTGCCGGCTGGTGCTCAGACCCCGCTGAACTCATGACACTGGTGGCAGTGCCGGGTgactccagcagggggcgctcctGGCATGTTCGGGGGGCCCCACTTGGGGATCGGGGCCCGTGGCGCTGGGAGGTGCGGAGGGTAGGGGGTGTCTCCCTGAGCCGAGTGTGACGGGCGCCCTGGGCGGTTCTGTCCCCCCAGATGGACGCGGATTACGACCCCCGTGTGCGGCCAGACCCCCCCCGGAAGCGGCAGAAGGAGGCGCCGAcgctgctggggaagaggaagcgCAAGACGCGGTTCACGGAGGCTGTGGAGCGGGAGAAGCCCCTGTTCGACCCTGGTAAAAGGGGGGGTGTTTgcggggcggagggggcgggttCTGTCCAGCACGGGTGTCCTGGGGTGTCAGGCTCCTTGGGCCCAGCAGCTGTCCTGCCCCACCCATTGGGAGCCATGTGCTGCCAGTCCCTGGGTGCCCCTAGGAtggttccccccagctcccagggtgcccccctttgcctccctcctgcccctcccggTGTCCTCTGGGTCTGCCCCAAGGGCGTCCTGCGGCCAGGGGGCCCAGCCCCCTCTGGGTCTGCCTCATGGCCCCCCACAGCTGAGAGAGGGAACTGACCTGGGTGGGGGGTcactgggggatggggctgtACTGGGGgtgctgccctgggctgggagggggttgCTGGACCAGGGAGCCCCTGAAGTGCTGCCCCCCCCGGGCTGTGCTGAGCCCCCCGTATCCCACCCCCCAGAGGAGGGCTCCTTCGAGCAGTACCTGGACGAGTATTATCGGCTGGACTACGAGGACCTGATCGGTGACCTGCCCTGTCGCTTCAGGTACCGCGCCGTGGTGCCCTGCGACTTCGGCCTCAGCACCGACGAGGTACCCGCCGTCCCCTGGTGCCCACCCTTCCCTGACTGCCTGccgtcctgccctgcccctctcttGCTGCCCTCCTGTCGCCCCCTCCCTCGCCCCTTCAGGTGCCGCGCCATGGTGCCCTGCGACTTCGGCCTCAGCACCGACGAGGTACCCGCCGTCCCCTGGTGCCCACCCTTCCCTGACTGCCTGccgtcctgccctgcccctctcttGCTGCCCTCCTGTCGCCCCCTCCCTCGCCCCTTCAGGTACCGCGCCGTGGTGCCCTGCGACTTCGGTCTCAGCACTGACGAGGTACCTGCCCCTGTGCTCCACTGGCCTCCCCAGAGTTCTGGGCCTAGCCCGgtttctggaggggagtggggcctagtggtcagagcaggggggggctgggaaccaggactcttgggttctctctccagctctgccctGATTCTCTGACCTCAGGGGATCAATCCTGTccctttgctgtgcctcagtttccccctctgggtCCAAGGCTGatccccagctcctgggggtCCCTGCCCCTCACAGGTCATGAACCCTCCCCCACTTTGCTCTCACCCCCCCATCAGATCCTGGCCGCTGACGACAAGGAACTAAACCGCTGGTGTTCACTGCGCAAGACCTGCATGTacaggtgaggggctggggggctgcccctcccccacgtCGCttagggggatggggtgggggatgggacgGCAGCAGATGGGTCCTGGGCCCCTGGCCCAGCTGGGGGACAAGAGGTGCTTCAAACCAGGACTTGGCTTTGCTTGGAAACCACATGCAGGGTGAGGTGGaataggactcctgggttctctctctgtgtttgggaggggagtggtgtgtgGAGGTTAGAGCTGGGGTGTAGGGGAGGGCTTGGagtgaggactcctgggttctgtgtgcgcctcagtttccctctctggcGCTCTGCCACAGCATTGCTGGATGATCGTCCATGTCCCGTTCACATGCTGCTGGGCTGATTCTCAGCCCTTCTCTTCCAACTGGAGGCCTTGGAGGGTGACCCTGGGTCCCTCTCTGTGGGTCAGTATCTGAGCCCTCCTGCCCCACGTCTCCCCACAGATCGGAGAAGGAGGAGCTCCAGGACAAGGCCGCCTACACCCACAAGGCGCAGAACACCAGCAAGAAGCAGCAGATCCTCAAGTCCCTCTCAGCTGCGTACGTACGCtgggcctgggctccagcagggggtgccagCGCTGAGTCCCCCATGCTCCTGTCGTGCGATTTGAACCCTTCACCTGCATAGGAGCTCGTCCCTAACCACGTTGTTTTGCCTGGGAGTTTCCTTGGTTTTTAGGAGTCCCAGGAGGCTGCTggatgcccccccgccccccgcacatTCTGTGGGGCGCCAGGGGGTGCACTGGGGTTTCAGAACTGAGgctgctctgcagacagcaggctccctcctctccccccagctgttTGGGCCTGTTGGTCAGTGCCCCCTGCCAGGCTGTCCTCCGAGGAGCAGGCTGGGAGGCGGGGGTGCCCCTGAGCCCATCGCCCTCATATCAAGGAAATGCTGTGCTCACAAGAGGCACCGGGGGTCGGTGGAACTCCCTGCTACATGATCCCAGGGAGGCCAAGAGCTGAGCAGCATGAATAGCCTAGATGCTTGTATTTCTGCTGTCTCCTGCAGGGCGTCCTGCACCTTCCGCTGGAGACGGGATACCAGGCTGGATGGCCCCTGGGCTGGCAATGCCTGTCCTCTTGGGGCCGCAGGCCTTGCAGGGGGTGGGTGGCTCTGGCATGGCAGGGCTGAATTGGCACCATGCCCTAGTCTCCCCCTCAGATTTTCACATGGCCCCTCTCCTTGTCCTGCAGCGCGGAGGAGGCCAGCGGGGACAAGACGCGGCCCAAGCTGAGGAAGAAGCACCAGGACAAGGCGAAGGGGAAGGAGCCACATGGCACTGGCCTGCCTGAGTGCCAGGAGGACGAGGAGCCCTCAGTGCTCACGGCAGGGGCCCTCAGCCCTACCCTGCCCCCTGATGGGCAGTCTGGGGGCCCAGAGGGGAAGGCCTCCCctgggccccaggccccagcccccaaGGCAGGGCTGCGGCTGAAGCGGAGGGGGCGGAAGGGGCTGCTGCTGGATGCCAAGGTGCGGGTGGGTGGGCGGGAGTTCAGCGGGCACAGGCTCCAGGCCTATGGGCTCAACCCGCGCCGCCTGCGCTACCGCCAGCTCCAGCGCCAAAGCAGGAAGCGGCCGGCACAACAGACTCAGAGGGCTGAGGGCAAAGCTGCCCGGGCCTGAGCACGGCGGGGAGCAGGGCCCCAGGCTACCCTggaactgaggatggggtggCAACTTCCGCCCCAGGGCCAGTTTTACCTCGCCCCTCCCCGGCAGCTGGGGTCACTGTCTCTACCCCTTCCTGCCAACTGCAGACAGAGGCGGCGCTGCTCAAAGAAGTGGGCTCGAAGCCTGGAtgcctgggtccagttctggctcagtgcctcagtgtcccctgctGGAGCTGGTACGCTGCTGGCTGGGGCTCAGTGTCTGGTTGCAGAGTGGAGCAGAGCCCGTTTCTCCTCCAGCCCCGCTAGGCGTTGTTCCCTCGTTTACAGATTCCAAAATAAACCTCCCCCTGGTGCTCCAGCTCCGCCTGCAGCTTTCCTCTCAGGCCTGCCAGTGgcggctgcagctcccccagagTGCGGGGGGCACACGGAAACTGTGCTGTTTACCGTAAAATGGGGCCGTTCCCCCAGCCTGGGGTGATGCTGGCTGCATGGGGCTGTCCCCTCTCTGGGACGGGGGTTGTGGAGGGTTAGGCTGTGGGGCTGGGTCGGGTGAGCagctgtccccccctcccccccgcagggcaggggctgcctttGCTTTAAGCCAAGGCCTTAGCCCTGGCAGCCGGTGTCCTCGGGGGAACCCGCTAATGCCCCCTGGAGCCGAGTCTCCTACCTGCCCTAATCGGGCAGCACAAACTGAGCCAAAGCTGCTCTTTCTGATGCAAAATTGCCTCGGGGaaggctggagggggcaggggtagaTCCTGCttttccccagctcccttgggggCACAGGGAGCCATGGGGCAGGGCCCTGAGGTGGGGTTACATGaactgccccccctgccccctgactgggtgagcccctggccctgtgctgtcAGCCTGGCTGTGGTCTGGTCTGGGGCAGCCCCCGGTGCCacctctggctcccagctgctgctccctggccGTGCCCACCCAGCTGTGGGGCCTAGTGCCCATATTGCTCTGGGGGCCAGCTGCCCTGTCGTGCCCAGCACTGGCTGGGGGTAGGGGACGTGCagggctgatggtgctgcccgaGGCTGAAGCCAGGTCCTGCCTTGCCCCTCGTCCCCCTCCAGGCTGCAGCTAAGCCCCTGAGCCGCCTTAGCAGGTGAGGCGAGGCGAGGCGGTGAGGAGCCCTTGGATTGCCGAGTGGTTTAAGGGGCCAGGGCAGGCGTGGCGAGGCCCCAGACTGGCAGTAGTGCTGGGGAGATGGTCCTGGCTCGTCTGTGGCGCTCAGTGGGGCCGGGGCGATGCcgtgcgctgctgctggcaggggtcctcctgctgctcctccgGCAGGTGGCCAAGCAGTGAGTATCTGGCACCTGGGGAGGGGGGCGTTGGGGGAGCTCTGCAAACCAggcctggggggcagcaggggctgaatggggctgtcggcagggccaggagcagctgTGGGTGCTGGGCCATGGCTCCCTTGTAGTTCAGTGCCCAGCTCTTGCTGTGGGTGAAGGCGGGTTGTGGGCAGGCTGGGACGAGACACCCCCCTACAAACACACCCCATAgtgcaggctggggtggggcccGGAGGTTCCCCAATGGCCACGTACCCCAGCAAAGCAAGGGGGCTGCTGCTTCAGTACCCCATCCTGGCCCAGGCcgccactgtgccaggtgctgtacacgggggggggggggattacagtagcacccacCGATTTGGGGGGGGCGGGAAAGGAAGAATCGCAATCGTGCCCAGACACCCCCCCCATTGCACCAGGCACATTACAACCCTGGAACAGGCCAGGCCCCGAGGACTCCCTGGCATTTAGTGGTAGCTGGGGCAGTTCTCCCAGGTGGGCTTGCACAGGAAAcagccctggcctcccccatCGCTGCCATGGGTGAGCCAGGCCCTAAGCCCTCCAGGGGCTGGCATGCTGACAAGTGGTGCAAGGTGGGGGTAGGCACCAGGTGCCCCCACTCCGGCCTTGCCAGCAGGCAGGGCAGTTGTGCCCGCAGGGCCCTGAGGCCAGCCACCAGTGACAGGAACGCTGGACAGGGGTTAGGGAGATTTaccctggagcagcccagccagGGCCCACGCTGGCACTCAGGATACCGGGGTCCTCCCAGGACTGCAGCCTGAGTCCCCTCCGCCAATCCTGTCCCCTACTTGATTCGGACTCAGCgctgtggggctgggcctggccgTGCAGCATCTGGGGGTCCCTCACTCACCCCCTCTCCCGCCACAGGGAGGTGGGTAGAACCAGCCGCACcgagctgctgcggggggagaCCTCCGGCCGCCCGCCCCCCAACGTGGTGTTCGTGAAGACTCACAAGACAGGCAGCAGCACCCTGCAGAACATCCTCTTCCGCCTGGGCGAGCGGCACAACCTCACCGTCGCCTTCCCCCGCTA
This DNA window, taken from Chelonoidis abingdonii isolate Lonesome George chromosome 26, CheloAbing_2.0, whole genome shotgun sequence, encodes the following:
- the KRI1 gene encoding protein KRI1 homolog encodes the protein MPQLKVNAGFAARYGRYRRREELQRLQDRYGAEAGADEESSSESEESGDDVELDPLQDRNFYRTLALLKTKDPRIYQKDATFYSQADSLSESGREAAAPKRKEKPMYLKDYERKMILEKEGKYEEDEEDEEAAAERQKRAASQSYVEEQKRIKESFRPFVADSDGEESAGEGGSALLQKRIKSPEEKVREEEGYVSWLKGQDLPLDQQLEDLGPLKEYWSDPTLDPGERFLRDYILNKGYREEDEEEEEEEGRQVQGPGAVSPLRLDDSSDEGELFLQKQEEFERKYNFRFEEPDAQLVRTYPRTIASSVRRKDERRKEKREEIRERKRKEKARKQEELKQLKNLKRQEILAKLEKLREATGNATVGFGEQELEGAFDPAEHDRLMQKFFGAEYYGEAEEEKPQFQEEEGVDDGWNWDNWTGRDVEGGEWPEEEGSYEPHCEDPNFVMDADYDPRVRPDPPRKRQKEAPTLLGKRKRKTRFTEAVEREKPLFDPEEGSFEQYLDEYYRLDYEDLIGDLPCRFRYRAVVPCDFGLSTDEILAADDKELNRWCSLRKTCMYRSEKEELQDKAAYTHKAQNTSKKQQILKSLSAAAEEASGDKTRPKLRKKHQDKAKGKEPHGTGLPECQEDEEPSVLTAGALSPTLPPDGQSGGPEGKASPGPQAPAPKAGLRLKRRGRKGLLLDAKVRVGGREFSGHRLQAYGLNPRRLRYRQLQRQSRKRPAQQTQRAEGKAARA